One Thauera sp. K11 DNA window includes the following coding sequences:
- the fnr gene encoding fumarate/nitrate reduction transcriptional regulator Fnr codes for MKAAAPITINGLKASCSQCNLVELCLPFGMSEDDLNRLDELVGARRKIKRQHSLYRAGDTFEAIYAIRAGSFKTDVLLEDGRDQVTGFQMTGEILGLDGISTESHSCNAIALEDSEVCVIPYAKLEELSREVEGLQHQFHKVMSREIVRDHGVMMLLGSMRAEERLAAFLLNMSQRFTARGFSPAEFHLRMTRDEIGSYLGLKLETVSRAFSRFQEEGLVSVQQKHIRILDAAGLKRLLQHQSGSR; via the coding sequence ATGAAGGCGGCAGCTCCCATCACGATCAATGGGCTCAAGGCGTCGTGCTCGCAGTGTAACCTCGTTGAGCTGTGTCTGCCGTTCGGAATGTCCGAGGACGATCTGAACCGTCTCGACGAACTGGTCGGCGCGCGGCGCAAGATCAAGCGCCAGCACAGCCTGTACCGCGCGGGCGACACGTTCGAAGCGATCTACGCGATCCGCGCCGGCTCCTTCAAGACCGACGTGCTGCTGGAGGATGGCCGCGACCAGGTCACCGGCTTCCAGATGACAGGCGAGATCCTCGGCCTGGACGGCATCAGCACCGAATCGCATTCGTGCAACGCCATCGCGCTCGAGGACAGCGAAGTCTGCGTGATTCCCTACGCCAAGCTCGAGGAGCTGTCGCGCGAGGTCGAAGGCTTGCAGCATCAGTTCCACAAGGTGATGAGCCGCGAGATCGTGCGCGATCACGGCGTGATGATGCTGCTGGGCTCGATGCGCGCCGAGGAGCGCCTGGCCGCCTTCCTGCTGAACATGTCGCAGCGCTTCACCGCGCGCGGCTTCTCGCCGGCCGAGTTCCACCTGCGCATGACGCGCGACGAGATCGGCTCCTACCTCGGGCTGAAGCTCGAGACGGTGTCGCGCGCGTTCTCGCGCTTCCAGGAAGAGGGCCTGGTGAGCGTGCAGCAGAAGCACATCCGCATCCTGGACGCCGCCGGGCTGAAACGCCTGCTGCAGCACCAGTCCGGCAGCCGCTGA
- a CDS encoding SirB2 family protein → MYFAIKHLHVTCVVLSGLGFLLRGTWMLSGSGLLHHRLTRVLPHIVDTLLLGSALVLAAMIGQYPFVADWVTAKVFGLIAYIVLGAVALKRGRTLAVRGAAFAAATAVFLWIVSVALTKNPLGYLAALGGAA, encoded by the coding sequence ATGTATTTCGCGATCAAGCACCTGCACGTCACCTGCGTGGTCCTGAGCGGCCTGGGCTTCCTGCTCCGCGGGACGTGGATGCTGAGCGGCAGCGGGTTGCTGCATCACCGTCTGACGCGGGTTCTGCCGCACATCGTCGACACCCTGCTGCTCGGCAGCGCCCTCGTGCTGGCAGCCATGATCGGGCAGTATCCCTTCGTCGCCGACTGGGTGACGGCCAAGGTGTTCGGGCTGATCGCCTACATCGTGCTCGGCGCGGTGGCGCTCAAGCGCGGACGCACGCTTGCGGTCAGGGGCGCCGCGTTTGCGGCGGCGACGGCGGTCTTCCTGTGGATCGTGTCGGTGGCGCTGACGAAGAATCCGCTCGGCTACCTGGCGGCGCTGGGCGGGGCCGCCTGA
- a CDS encoding Crp/Fnr family transcriptional regulator has product MATSPVDIPTLLRRIPLFSELSDADLDRVLRFARERRLARGEVLFQRGDLPHGFYFLVSGQVKLAFSSAQGTEKVVEILGPMQSFGEAVMFMNRPYPVFAEALSESVLLHIGQAVVTELIEQDSKFALKLLAGMSVRMHGLVSDVETYSLRSSVQRVIGYLLQQADGDKPCEFALPTSKQVIASRLNLTPETLSRIFHDLSDARLITVQGKHITLHDPVRLARYQS; this is encoded by the coding sequence ATGGCCACCTCGCCTGTCGATATCCCCACCCTGCTGCGCCGCATCCCGCTGTTCAGCGAATTGTCCGATGCCGATCTCGATCGCGTCCTGCGCTTTGCACGCGAACGCCGTCTGGCACGCGGCGAGGTGCTGTTCCAGCGCGGCGACCTGCCGCACGGTTTCTACTTTCTGGTCAGCGGCCAGGTGAAGCTGGCGTTCTCGTCCGCCCAGGGCACCGAGAAGGTGGTCGAGATCCTCGGCCCGATGCAGAGCTTCGGCGAGGCGGTGATGTTCATGAACCGTCCGTACCCGGTGTTTGCCGAAGCGCTGAGCGAAAGCGTACTGCTGCACATCGGCCAGGCCGTCGTCACCGAGTTGATCGAGCAGGATTCGAAGTTCGCCCTCAAGCTGCTGGCAGGCATGTCGGTGCGCATGCACGGTCTGGTGAGCGACGTCGAAACCTATTCGCTGCGCTCCAGCGTCCAGCGGGTGATCGGCTACCTGCTGCAGCAGGCCGACGGCGACAAGCCCTGCGAATTTGCGCTGCCCACCAGCAAGCAGGTCATCGCCTCGCGGCTCAACCTGACGCCCGAAACGCTGTCGCGCATCTTCCACGACCTCTCCGACGCGCGCCTGATCACCGTGCAGGGCAAGCACATCACGCTGCACGATCCGGTCCGCCTGGCCCGTTACCAGAGCTGA
- a CDS encoding rhodanese-related sulfurtransferase, producing the protein MTHSVPSPAARRDIPLTGYAAVRAALLERREIALLDVREEDPHAQAHPLFAANLPLARIELDAYAKLPRRDAPIVTLDDGEGLAELAARRLRALGYTNVAVFDGGVEGWRAAGGELFRDVNVPSKAFGELVEAERHTPSLPAEEVRALIDAGADVVIVDARRFDEYQTMTIPGSTSVPGAELALRIAELAPRPDTRVIVNCAGRTRSIIGTQSLINAGIPNPVAALRNGTIGWTLAGFELERGAGRRFPEAGEATRADAAARAHALAGRAGVRRATLAEVDRWRGQQGRTTYFFDVRTPEEYEAGHLPGFRPVPGGQLVQETEMVAPVRGARIVLADSDGVRANMSASWLAQMGWDVHVLDGAGAGEFVASGPWAPPLPQPPAASRIQPETLARWQAAGDDVAVLDFTTSANYRRRHIPGAWFALRSQLSDALKSVPSVARYVLTCGSSQLAQFVVPELQALVDAEVLLLDGGNAAWFAAGLPEEHGETRLASLPIDRYRRPYEGTDNTAAAMQAYLDWEFGLVGQLARDGTHGFRVV; encoded by the coding sequence ATGACCCATTCCGTCCCGTCCCCGGCCGCGCGCCGGGACATCCCGCTGACCGGCTATGCTGCCGTGCGCGCCGCGCTGCTCGAACGCCGCGAAATCGCCTTGCTGGACGTGCGCGAGGAAGACCCCCACGCGCAGGCGCACCCGCTGTTCGCCGCCAATCTTCCGCTGGCGCGCATCGAACTGGATGCCTACGCCAAGCTGCCGCGCCGCGACGCGCCCATCGTGACGCTGGACGACGGCGAGGGCCTGGCCGAACTCGCCGCGCGGCGCCTGCGCGCGCTCGGCTACACCAACGTCGCGGTGTTCGACGGCGGCGTCGAAGGCTGGCGGGCGGCCGGCGGCGAACTGTTCCGCGACGTGAACGTGCCGAGCAAGGCGTTCGGCGAGCTGGTCGAGGCCGAGCGCCATACGCCGTCGCTGCCGGCGGAAGAAGTGCGGGCGCTGATCGACGCCGGCGCCGACGTGGTGATCGTCGATGCGCGCCGCTTCGACGAATACCAGACCATGACCATCCCCGGCTCGACCAGCGTGCCGGGCGCCGAACTGGCGCTGCGCATCGCCGAACTGGCGCCGCGGCCGGACACGCGGGTCATCGTGAACTGTGCCGGCCGCACGCGCAGCATCATCGGCACGCAGTCGCTGATCAACGCCGGCATTCCCAACCCGGTGGCAGCGCTGCGCAACGGCACGATAGGCTGGACGCTGGCCGGCTTCGAACTCGAACGCGGCGCCGGCCGGCGCTTCCCGGAGGCGGGCGAGGCGACGCGCGCGGATGCCGCGGCACGTGCGCATGCGCTGGCCGGGCGCGCCGGCGTGCGCCGCGCCACGCTGGCCGAGGTGGACCGCTGGCGCGGCCAGCAGGGCCGCACCACCTATTTCTTCGACGTGCGCACGCCGGAGGAATACGAAGCCGGACACTTGCCCGGCTTCCGTCCGGTGCCGGGCGGTCAACTGGTGCAGGAAACCGAAATGGTGGCGCCGGTGCGCGGCGCCCGCATCGTGCTGGCGGACAGCGACGGCGTGCGTGCCAACATGAGCGCTTCCTGGCTGGCGCAGATGGGCTGGGACGTGCATGTGCTGGACGGCGCCGGGGCCGGGGAATTCGTTGCGAGCGGACCGTGGGCGCCGCCGTTGCCGCAGCCGCCCGCGGCGAGCCGCATCCAGCCGGAAACGCTGGCGCGCTGGCAGGCGGCCGGCGACGACGTCGCCGTGCTCGATTTCACCACTAGCGCCAACTACCGCCGCCGGCACATTCCGGGCGCCTGGTTCGCGCTGCGTTCGCAGTTGTCGGACGCGCTGAAATCCGTGCCATCGGTGGCGCGCTACGTGCTCACCTGCGGCAGCAGTCAGCTTGCGCAGTTCGTGGTGCCGGAACTGCAGGCGCTGGTGGATGCCGAGGTCCTGCTGCTCGACGGCGGCAATGCCGCGTGGTTCGCCGCCGGCCTGCCGGAAGAGCACGGCGAGACCCGCCTGGCATCGCTGCCCATCGACCGCTACCGCCGGCCGTACGAGGGCACGGACAACACCGCCGCCGCCATGCAGGCCTACCTGGACTGGGAGTTCGGGCTGGTCGGGCAACTCGCCCGCGACGGCACGCACGGCTTCCGGGTGGTCTAG
- a CDS encoding LysR family transcriptional regulator produces the protein MSIKIDDLVSFVATVRHQSLSRAADALGLTQPAVTRRIQSLEESLGTVLLDRDTKPPKPNALGRRVFAQCEQVLREVDNLKALVETESTPQGTLRLGITQSVAEIGLSGLLDAFKLHYPTLEVELGTRWSADLVRQLERGDIDAAAVMLPAGTEFPPTLAARHLMPVDMLVVGVAGGAPTEPGPYRLADLRDSKWIVNPDGCGFRARLQRALTDLGLPLHIAMDAFGTELQLKFVSEGLGLGLATRAQLERSQYRGRIRELPMLDFNPSTEMWLVHNRAPGNLKRPIELFADTVAAMFDVRDAVTAA, from the coding sequence ATGAGCATAAAGATCGACGATCTTGTTTCCTTTGTTGCCACGGTACGCCACCAGTCGCTGTCGCGTGCCGCCGACGCGCTCGGACTGACCCAGCCGGCGGTCACCCGCCGCATCCAGAGCCTGGAAGAAAGCCTGGGCACGGTACTGCTCGACCGCGACACCAAGCCGCCCAAGCCCAATGCGCTGGGCCGGCGCGTGTTCGCCCAGTGCGAACAGGTGCTGCGCGAGGTCGATAATCTGAAGGCGCTGGTGGAAACCGAAAGTACACCGCAGGGCACGCTGCGCCTGGGCATCACGCAGTCGGTCGCGGAAATCGGGCTGAGCGGCCTGCTGGACGCGTTCAAGCTGCACTATCCGACACTGGAAGTCGAACTGGGGACGCGCTGGAGCGCCGACCTGGTCCGCCAGTTGGAACGCGGCGACATCGACGCCGCCGCGGTCATGCTGCCGGCCGGTACCGAATTTCCGCCCACCCTGGCCGCCCGCCACCTGATGCCGGTCGACATGCTGGTGGTCGGCGTCGCCGGCGGCGCGCCGACCGAGCCGGGACCGTACCGACTGGCCGATCTGCGCGACAGCAAATGGATCGTCAACCCGGACGGCTGCGGCTTCCGCGCCCGGCTGCAGCGTGCGCTCACCGATCTGGGCCTGCCGCTGCACATTGCCATGGACGCCTTCGGCACCGAACTGCAGTTGAAATTCGTCAGCGAGGGCCTCGGCCTGGGCCTGGCCACGCGCGCCCAGCTCGAACGCAGCCAGTACCGCGGCCGCATCCGCGAGCTGCCCATGCTCGACTTCAATCCGTCTACCGAAATGTGGCTGGTGCACAATCGCGCTCCGGGCAACCTCAAGCGCCCGATAGAACTGTTCGCCGACACGGTGGCGGCAATGTTCGACGTACGCGACGCCGTCACCGCCGCGTAA
- a CDS encoding ABC transporter ATP-binding protein, producing the protein MSASINKFRSGGGAPDQPAAVSLRGVAKRFGPRALFERLDLDIAAGEFVVLLGRSGCGKTTLLRLLAGLDRVDSGHVQVPPARAVVFQEHRLMPWKRVLRNVMLGVRSADSRSRAAQALAEVGLTERLDAWPATLSGGEAQRVALARALVREPELLLLDEPFAALDALTRIRMHQLVQALWLAHRPAVLLVTHDVDEALLLADRILVLERGRFVADQRIHLPRPRSADLADFRALRHRLLGWLGLDDGADADATRSGHPRAGDTAGLRVAAAYD; encoded by the coding sequence ATGAGCGCGTCCATCAACAAATTCAGGAGCGGCGGCGGCGCGCCGGACCAGCCGGCCGCGGTCAGCCTTCGCGGCGTAGCCAAGCGCTTCGGGCCGCGCGCGCTGTTCGAACGGCTGGACCTGGACATCGCCGCCGGCGAGTTCGTCGTGCTGCTCGGCCGCAGCGGCTGCGGCAAGACCACGCTGCTGCGCCTGCTCGCCGGCCTCGACCGTGTCGACAGCGGCCATGTACAGGTGCCGCCGGCGCGCGCCGTCGTGTTCCAGGAACACCGGCTGATGCCATGGAAGCGCGTGCTGCGCAACGTCATGCTGGGCGTGCGCAGCGCCGACTCGCGCTCGCGCGCCGCGCAGGCGCTGGCCGAGGTCGGCCTGACCGAACGGCTGGACGCGTGGCCGGCCACGCTGTCCGGCGGCGAAGCGCAACGCGTGGCGCTCGCCCGCGCGCTGGTGCGCGAACCCGAACTGCTGCTGCTGGACGAGCCTTTCGCCGCGCTCGACGCACTGACCCGCATCCGCATGCACCAGTTGGTGCAGGCGCTGTGGCTGGCGCACCGGCCCGCGGTACTGCTGGTGACGCACGACGTCGACGAGGCGCTGCTGCTGGCGGACCGCATCCTGGTGCTGGAACGCGGCCGATTCGTCGCCGACCAGCGCATCCATCTGCCGCGGCCGCGCAGCGCGGACCTCGCCGATTTCCGCGCGCTGCGCCATCGCCTGCTCGGCTGGCTCGGACTGGACGACGGCGCCGACGCAGATGCAACCCGATCCGGTCATCCACGGGCTGGCGACACCGCCGGTCTGCGCGTGGCCGCCGCTTACGACTGA
- a CDS encoding acyl-CoA dehydrogenase family protein, which translates to MPSPQTLAVIDTTRPADTQPHTLAAALATEFAATAAHYDRANLFPHDNIRRLHEAGLIGHALPMELGGGGANLADALHIVRTVARGEAATALVLALQYSISSRLGHDTPGWPRAVRLEVARDIARNGSLINALRVEPELGTPVRGGVPATVARRNGDGWRVSGAKIYSTGAPGLTWMLVLAHSAEAAPRVGYWLVHRDSPGIRIVEDWDHLGLRASASHKVVFDDVPVPGTHTLELQPAGSPPVADPHGARWGGVLIPSVYDGVARAARDWLVEFSTTRVPTNLGRPLSTLPRFQEALGEIDALLLSNDRLFAGAADGSVALKQIGQLKHLVTTQAIAVVERAVQLTGNPGLTRANPLERHYRDVLCSRVHAPQSDFALSSAGAAAFAEWTDGGQR; encoded by the coding sequence ATGCCTTCCCCGCAAACCCTCGCCGTCATCGACACGACCCGCCCCGCCGACACGCAACCGCATACGCTGGCCGCCGCGCTGGCCACCGAATTCGCCGCCACCGCCGCGCACTACGACCGCGCCAATCTGTTCCCGCACGACAACATCCGCCGGCTGCACGAAGCCGGCCTGATCGGCCACGCGCTGCCGATGGAGTTGGGCGGCGGCGGCGCCAACCTGGCCGATGCGCTGCACATCGTGCGCACGGTGGCGCGCGGCGAGGCGGCGACCGCGCTGGTGCTGGCGCTGCAGTACTCGATCAGTTCCCGCCTCGGCCACGACACGCCCGGATGGCCGCGCGCAGTGCGGCTGGAGGTGGCGCGAGACATCGCGCGCAACGGGTCGCTCATCAACGCGCTGCGCGTCGAGCCCGAACTGGGCACGCCGGTGCGCGGCGGCGTGCCGGCCACCGTCGCGCGCCGCAACGGCGACGGCTGGCGGGTGAGCGGCGCCAAGATCTATTCCACCGGCGCGCCCGGCCTGACCTGGATGCTGGTGCTCGCGCACAGCGCCGAAGCCGCGCCGCGTGTCGGCTACTGGCTGGTGCATCGCGACAGCCCGGGCATACGCATCGTCGAGGACTGGGACCACCTTGGCCTGCGTGCCAGCGCCAGCCACAAGGTGGTGTTCGACGACGTGCCGGTGCCCGGCACGCACACGCTGGAGCTGCAGCCGGCCGGTTCCCCGCCGGTGGCCGATCCGCATGGCGCGCGCTGGGGCGGCGTGCTCATCCCTTCGGTGTACGACGGCGTGGCGCGCGCCGCGCGCGACTGGCTGGTCGAGTTCTCGACCACCCGCGTGCCGACCAATCTGGGGCGTCCGCTTTCCACGCTGCCGCGCTTCCAGGAGGCGCTGGGCGAGATCGACGCACTGCTGCTGTCCAACGACCGCCTTTTCGCCGGCGCCGCGGACGGCAGCGTCGCACTGAAGCAGATCGGCCAGCTCAAGCATCTGGTCACCACGCAGGCCATCGCCGTGGTCGAGCGCGCGGTGCAGCTCACCGGCAATCCCGGCCTCACCCGGGCCAATCCGCTGGAACGCCATTACCGCGACGTGCTGTGCAGCCGGGTGCATGCGCCGCAGAGCGATTTCGCGCTGAGCAGCGCCGGCGCGGCGGCCTTCGCCGAATGGACGGACGGCGGGCAGCGATGA
- a CDS encoding NAD(P)-dependent oxidoreductase: protein MNSLVIASQQSSEINDHLRAALPDAAVVDIAPGLPPILAPEVEVLFVRPIFPAGAPRDAGPPAGWPFGVRWIQLGSSGADYYPDWLFDGPVVTSARAGTADAVAEFAMAAILAAAKHLPDIWISSREDWRWSRLGLLKGQVLGIVGFGAIGHALAVRARAFGMKVIAVRRTPEPLDHPGVERAENLKALFAAADHVVVAAPATARTHHLVGRDVLAAARPGLHLVNIARGSLVDSKALLDAVNDGRIGLATLDVTEVEPLPAGHPFYAHPRIRLSPHLSSITHHSAATLADLFLANLARYRQGAVLSDVVDRQRGY, encoded by the coding sequence ATGAACAGTCTGGTGATCGCCAGCCAGCAAAGCAGCGAAATCAACGACCATCTGCGCGCCGCGCTGCCGGACGCGGCCGTGGTCGACATCGCGCCGGGCCTGCCGCCAATACTGGCGCCCGAGGTCGAGGTGCTGTTCGTGCGGCCGATATTCCCGGCCGGCGCGCCGCGCGACGCCGGGCCGCCGGCCGGCTGGCCGTTCGGCGTGCGCTGGATACAGCTCGGCTCGTCCGGCGCCGACTACTATCCGGACTGGCTGTTCGACGGCCCGGTCGTCACATCGGCGCGCGCCGGCACCGCCGACGCGGTGGCGGAATTCGCGATGGCGGCCATACTGGCCGCGGCCAAGCACCTGCCGGACATCTGGATATCCAGCCGCGAGGACTGGCGCTGGAGCCGGCTGGGTCTGCTGAAGGGCCAGGTGCTGGGCATCGTCGGCTTCGGCGCCATCGGCCACGCGCTCGCCGTGCGCGCCCGGGCGTTCGGCATGAAGGTGATCGCGGTCCGGCGCACGCCGGAGCCGCTGGATCATCCCGGGGTGGAGCGGGCGGAAAACCTGAAGGCGCTGTTCGCCGCGGCCGACCACGTGGTGGTCGCCGCGCCGGCCACCGCCCGCACCCATCACCTGGTCGGCCGCGACGTGCTCGCCGCCGCGCGGCCCGGCCTGCACCTGGTCAACATCGCCCGCGGCAGCCTGGTCGACAGCAAAGCACTGCTCGACGCCGTCAACGATGGCCGCATCGGCCTGGCGACGCTGGACGTGACCGAGGTGGAACCGCTGCCGGCCGGCCATCCGTTCTACGCGCATCCGCGCATCCGCCTGTCGCCGCACCTGTCGTCCATCACCCATCACAGTGCGGCGACGCTGGCCGACCTGTTTCTCGCCAACCTCGCACGCTACCGCCAGGGCGCCGTGCTGAGCGACGTGGTCGACAGGCAGCGTGGCTACTGA
- a CDS encoding ABC transporter permease yields the protein MTHAATTTTSAPPSSASAQASDGGGVRTPRWAGLGRLVSPLLLLSLWELLSRSGVIPPHVIGAPSSIADALVGLVASGELFRHFLVSLQRAASGLAIGLAIGVGAALVAGLSRLGEAAVDPPMQMLRTLPFLGVIPLFIVWFGIGEVTKIALIALATKTPVYLTLYGGIRGVDHKLVEAAGTLGLSRIETILHVILPGALPAFFVGLRYALGISLLALVAVEQINASAGIGYLINEARDFMRTDVIVVCLLIYCLLGLVTDALVRALERRALAWRPSIVG from the coding sequence ATGACTCACGCCGCCACCACCACTACATCGGCGCCTCCATCGTCCGCATCCGCGCAGGCCAGCGACGGCGGCGGCGTCCGCACGCCGCGCTGGGCCGGCCTGGGCCGGCTGGTCAGCCCACTGCTGCTGCTGTCCCTCTGGGAACTGCTGTCGCGCTCCGGCGTGATCCCGCCGCACGTGATCGGCGCACCGTCGTCCATCGCCGACGCGCTGGTCGGACTGGTCGCCTCCGGCGAGCTGTTCCGCCATTTCCTGGTGTCGCTGCAGCGCGCCGCGAGCGGGCTGGCCATCGGCCTGGCGATCGGCGTCGGCGCGGCGCTGGTCGCCGGCCTGTCGCGGCTGGGCGAGGCGGCGGTCGATCCGCCGATGCAGATGCTGCGCACGCTGCCCTTCCTCGGCGTCATCCCGCTGTTCATCGTCTGGTTCGGCATCGGCGAAGTGACCAAGATCGCGCTCATCGCGCTGGCCACCAAGACGCCGGTCTATCTGACGCTGTACGGCGGCATCCGGGGCGTGGACCACAAGCTGGTCGAAGCCGCCGGCACGCTGGGCCTGAGCCGCATCGAAACCATCCTGCACGTGATCCTGCCCGGCGCGCTGCCGGCCTTCTTCGTCGGCCTGCGCTACGCGCTCGGCATCTCTCTGCTGGCGCTGGTGGCGGTGGAACAGATCAACGCCAGCGCCGGCATCGGCTATCTGATCAACGAGGCGCGCGACTTCATGCGCACCGACGTGATCGTGGTGTGCCTGCTGATCTACTGCCTGCTCGGCCTGGTCACCGATGCGCTGGTGCGCGCGCTGGAACGGCGCGCGCTGGCCTGGCGCCCGTCCATCGTCGGCTGA
- the ssuE gene encoding NADPH-dependent FMN reductase codes for MTILTLSGSPSATSKSHRILQHIATELRARGNRVDSLSVRELPPAALLAADAGEPTIAAALARVARARAVVIGTPVYKAAYSGLLKTFLDLLPQDGLSGKTILPLATGGSLAHTLALDYGLKPVLSALGARHLLASIYVVDGQVKLVDGQPLELDGAVDQRIGEGLFRLQEALTPDDRAARPPLPEHAPAGDHEPLAVRCGA; via the coding sequence ATGACCATACTCACCCTGTCCGGCAGCCCGTCGGCCACTTCGAAAAGCCATCGCATCCTGCAGCACATCGCCACCGAACTGCGTGCCCGCGGCAATCGGGTGGACAGCCTGTCGGTGCGCGAACTGCCGCCGGCCGCGCTGCTCGCCGCGGACGCCGGCGAACCGACCATCGCCGCCGCGCTCGCCCGCGTCGCCCGGGCGCGCGCCGTCGTCATCGGCACCCCGGTCTACAAGGCAGCCTATTCCGGCCTGCTCAAGACCTTCCTCGATCTGCTGCCGCAGGACGGCCTGTCCGGCAAGACCATCCTGCCGCTGGCCACCGGCGGCAGCCTCGCTCACACGCTCGCGCTGGATTACGGGCTCAAGCCGGTGCTGTCCGCGCTCGGCGCCCGGCATCTGCTGGCCAGCATCTACGTGGTCGACGGCCAGGTGAAGCTGGTGGACGGCCAGCCGCTGGAACTGGACGGGGCCGTGGACCAGCGCATCGGCGAAGGCCTGTTCCGGCTGCAGGAAGCGCTGACGCCGGACGACCGCGCCGCCCGGCCGCCGCTGCCGGAACACGCGCCCGCCGGCGATCACGAACCTCTGGCCGTGCGCTGCGGCGCCTGA
- a CDS encoding LLM class flavin-dependent oxidoreductase, producing MSLEFIGLVSAQESSESLAPRGPNVDVAFLKASAQSQEYGGFDKVLLAVNTASPDSFVLATYAAAVTDRLGLLIAHRPGFQAPTFAARQFATLDQLSHGRVAINVITGGDGGDLQRDGDFVGHDDRYERTDEYLDVFRKTWTSEKPFGHQGRHYRIEGNLTQVKPVQQPHIPIYFSGASDAAVRVAARHADVYMMWGEPLAQIRERIATVRAAAAAYGRDQQLRFSLSLRPILGATEEEAWARAARILASAKELIGNAATHAKFRGFSANVGSERLVNIAREARVHDKRLWTEIAALTGATGNSTSLVGTPDQVAEAVAEYYDLGVSTFLFRGFDPLRDAVEYGQELLPRIRALVAGREATNRRKAG from the coding sequence ATGAGTCTGGAATTCATCGGTCTAGTCAGCGCGCAGGAAAGCAGCGAATCGCTCGCGCCGCGCGGCCCCAATGTCGATGTCGCCTTTCTCAAGGCATCGGCCCAGTCGCAGGAGTACGGCGGTTTCGACAAAGTGCTGCTGGCGGTGAATACCGCCTCGCCGGATTCCTTCGTGCTCGCGACCTATGCCGCCGCCGTCACCGACCGCCTCGGCCTGCTGATCGCCCACCGCCCTGGCTTCCAGGCGCCCACCTTCGCCGCCCGCCAGTTCGCCACGCTGGATCAGCTGAGCCATGGACGGGTCGCAATCAACGTCATCACCGGCGGGGATGGCGGCGACCTGCAGCGCGATGGCGATTTCGTCGGCCACGACGACCGCTACGAGCGCACCGACGAATACCTCGATGTGTTCAGGAAGACCTGGACCAGCGAAAAACCTTTCGGCCACCAGGGCCGGCACTACCGCATCGAAGGCAATCTGACCCAGGTCAAGCCGGTGCAGCAGCCGCACATCCCGATCTACTTCTCCGGCGCGTCGGACGCGGCGGTCCGGGTGGCGGCCAGGCACGCCGACGTATACATGATGTGGGGCGAACCCCTGGCGCAGATCCGCGAGCGCATCGCCACCGTGCGCGCGGCTGCCGCCGCGTACGGCCGCGACCAGCAACTGCGTTTCAGCCTGTCGCTGCGCCCGATACTCGGCGCCACCGAAGAAGAGGCATGGGCGCGGGCGGCCCGCATCCTGGCCAGCGCCAAGGAACTGATCGGCAACGCCGCCACCCACGCCAAGTTCCGCGGCTTCAGCGCCAACGTCGGTTCCGAGCGCCTGGTGAACATCGCCCGCGAAGCGCGCGTTCACGACAAGCGGCTGTGGACCGAAATCGCCGCGCTGACCGGCGCCACCGGCAATTCGACCTCCCTGGTCGGCACGCCGGATCAGGTCGCCGAGGCGGTGGCCGAGTACTACGACCTCGGCGTCAGCACTTTCCTGTTCCGCGGCTTCGATCCTCTGCGCGACGCCGTGGAGTACGGACAGGAACTGCTGCCGCGCATACGCGCGCTGGTGGCCGGGCGCGAAGCCACGAACCGGCGCAAGGCCGGCTAG